In Campylobacter vulpis, a genomic segment contains:
- a CDS encoding DNA-binding transcriptional response regulator — protein MRVLIIENELYLAQSIAMKLSDLGYSCEIFNSYDELAGQKNYEIVLISSNTPNFLKAVEKFKNNIVILLISYISTDTVSTPLKMGANDYIQKPFMMEELLRKIKHHQDFRHLLMLNSTYQNYIKSRLSAVKLPHFSYKKLKLPLILQTNKQNYADAFAFSYMNECNVELYYIDLSVPNSVDKVMKLDLENKVLFLSHFQILKDSEKERLLEFVKNKAIIIHTHKICELNFEELGFHCIDFNHNEKDISDNEILTIDEYIKHIILSYQNVFADTELSKKLGISRKSLWEKRKKYEISKKK, from the coding sequence ATGCGGGTTTTAATTATAGAAAACGAACTTTATTTAGCACAAAGTATAGCGATGAAGCTGAGTGATTTAGGATACAGTTGCGAAATTTTTAATTCCTATGATGAATTAGCAGGACAAAAAAACTACGAAATTGTTTTAATTTCCTCTAACACGCCAAATTTTTTAAAAGCCGTGGAGAAATTTAAAAATAACATTGTCATTTTACTCATTTCTTACATTAGCACAGATACCGTTTCTACGCCTTTAAAAATGGGGGCAAACGATTATATACAAAAGCCTTTTATGATGGAGGAATTATTAAGAAAAATCAAACATCATCAAGATTTTAGACATCTTTTAATGCTAAATTCTACCTATCAAAATTACATCAAATCGCGTCTTAGTGCTGTAAAATTACCGCATTTTTCATACAAGAAACTCAAACTTCCTCTCATCTTGCAAACTAACAAGCAAAATTACGCCGATGCTTTCGCTTTTTCTTATATGAATGAGTGCAATGTGGAGCTTTATTATATCGACTTATCTGTGCCAAATTCTGTGGATAAGGTAATGAAACTTGATTTAGAAAATAAAGTCCTTTTTTTGAGTCATTTTCAAATTTTAAAAGATAGCGAAAAAGAAAGACTTTTAGAATTTGTTAAAAACAAAGCTATTATCATTCATACGCACAAAATTTGCGAACTTAATTTCGAAGAACTTGGATTTCATTGTATAGATTTTAATCATAACGAAAAAGATATTAGCGACAATGAAATTTTAACCATAGATGAATATATTAAGCATATTATTTTAAGCTATCAAAATGTTTTTGCAGACACAGAACTCTCCAAAAAACTTGGAATTTCACGCAAATCCTTATGGGAAAAAAGGAAAAAATATGAAATCAGCAAGAAAAAATAA
- a CDS encoding sulfate adenylyltransferase has product MKSARKNKSIKINSSEFGTLSLIKEGLLGSCSRLMNEKESKQILKTGKFKNESFPYPLSFTPSDCNILKDLKPKDLLELELDGEIVGHIIYQGQFKNDKNFINIFNPNTCLLNDENSFYIYGEIELYRNELSFYKQEFQRIKDTQNAQKITAIVSSFDPLHRAHERIFRWTIDKADLVVVFLIESYEANGFEFELKERYLKTFIQNYLPKERIFVFPLKNIDIFHAHLNPGLESIIAKSLGCTKLVVGQNHSGLGMFYDANQPKSILDEFSKDYGIETIILPEFVFCDQCKMIVSTRSCPHGTHHHLHYNANSLKDLLRAGIIPPAVFMRKEISSLILSALFPQRLKNLQQLYQNLFPTDGILEDKSDEEFYQKLLEIHQMTYMV; this is encoded by the coding sequence ATGAAATCAGCAAGAAAAAATAAAAGTATTAAAATAAACTCTAGTGAATTTGGCACACTTTCACTCATCAAAGAGGGTTTGCTAGGCTCTTGCTCCCGCTTAATGAACGAAAAAGAAAGTAAGCAAATTTTAAAAACAGGCAAATTTAAAAATGAAAGTTTCCCATACCCATTAAGCTTCACTCCAAGTGATTGCAATATTTTGAAAGATTTAAAACCTAAAGATTTGCTAGAACTTGAATTAGATGGCGAAATTGTGGGACATATTATTTATCAGGGTCAATTTAAAAATGATAAAAATTTTATTAATATTTTTAACCCAAACACCTGCTTACTTAATGATGAAAATAGCTTTTATATCTATGGAGAAATAGAGCTTTACCGCAATGAACTCTCCTTTTATAAACAAGAATTTCAACGCATTAAAGATACGCAAAATGCACAAAAAATTACTGCCATAGTTTCAAGTTTTGACCCACTCCATAGAGCACATGAGAGAATTTTCCGCTGGACCATTGATAAGGCGGATTTAGTTGTCGTTTTTCTCATCGAGTCTTATGAAGCAAATGGCTTTGAATTTGAACTTAAAGAAAGATATTTAAAAACTTTTATCCAAAACTATCTCCCAAAAGAACGTATTTTTGTCTTTCCACTTAAAAATATTGACATTTTTCATGCGCACTTAAATCCCGGACTCGAAAGCATTATTGCAAAAAGTCTTGGCTGCACTAAACTTGTCGTAGGGCAAAATCATAGTGGTTTGGGTATGTTTTACGATGCAAATCAACCCAAAAGCATACTAGATGAATTTTCTAAAGATTATGGAATAGAAACGATTATTTTGCCTGAATTTGTTTTTTGTGATCAATGCAAAATGATAGTTTCAACACGCTCTTGTCCGCACGGAACACATCATCACTTGCATTATAATGCTAATTCTTTAAAAGATTTACTAAGAGCTGGTATAATCCCTCCTGCTGTTTTTATGCGTAAGGAAATTTCAAGCCTTATCTTAAGCGCACTTTTTCCACAACGCCTTAAAAATTTGCAACAGCTTTACCAAAATCTCTTTCCAACAGATGGGATTTTAGAAGATAAAAGTGATGAGGAATTTTATCAAAAACTTTTAGAAATTCATCAAATGACTTATATGGTGTGA
- a CDS encoding phosphatidylglycerophosphatase A family protein yields the protein MQKFYLTFFYSGCAKKAPGTFGTLAAMIPAFFVLRYLGEQTLFLLSILIFIASIRVIDAYEKKTQKHDDKHIVIDEVAGVFLACAIAASAENSLLNFVLAFIFFRFFDITKPSIIGKIDKKVKGGLGVMLDDMLAGLFAGLLCAVIYGFLLKFNLVAWDISLKTLF from the coding sequence ATGCAAAAATTTTATTTAACCTTTTTTTATTCAGGGTGTGCGAAAAAAGCCCCTGGGACCTTTGGCACTTTAGCGGCGATGATTCCTGCCTTTTTTGTGCTTAGATACTTGGGAGAACAAACGCTCTTTTTACTTTCTATTTTGATTTTCATCGCTTCGATACGCGTCATTGATGCTTATGAAAAAAAGACACAAAAACACGATGATAAACACATCGTTATTGATGAAGTGGCGGGAGTTTTTTTAGCTTGTGCTATTGCAGCGAGTGCGGAAAATTCACTTTTAAATTTCGTCTTAGCCTTTATTTTTTTTCGTTTTTTTGACATCACAAAACCCTCCATCATCGGTAAAATAGACAAAAAAGTCAAAGGCGGCTTGGGCGTAATGCTTGATGATATGTTAGCGGGGCTTTTTGCGGGGCTTTTGTGTGCTGTGATTTACGGCTTTTTGCTTAAATTTAATTTAGTCGCTTGGGATATTTCTTTAAAAACTTTGTTTTAA
- the rpsT gene encoding 30S ribosomal protein S20, giving the protein MANHKSAEKRARQTIKKTERNRFYRTRLKNITKAVKEAAANNDKNAANEAFKIANKSIHAMVSRGFLKKQTAARRVSRLALLINKIA; this is encoded by the coding sequence ATGGCAAATCACAAATCCGCCGAAAAAAGAGCAAGACAAACCATCAAAAAAACAGAAAGAAATAGATTTTATAGAACTAGACTTAAAAATATCACAAAAGCTGTTAAGGAAGCTGCCGCAAATAATGACAAAAACGCAGCTAACGAAGCTTTTAAAATTGCAAATAAAAGCATCCACGCTATGGTAAGTCGTGGTTTTCTTAAAAAACAAACTGCCGCACGCCGCGTGAGCAGACTCGCCCTTTTAATCAACAAAATCGCCTAA
- the prfA gene encoding peptide chain release factor 1 has protein sequence MLAEKLQPFLKRYEELNTLLSDTSIINDIEKMTSLSKEQKNLEPIVLKTKDYFNTLTQIEDNKALLNDPEFGELAKEELKNLEEEKINFEEEIKILLLPKDPNDEKNIFLEIRAGTGGDEASLFVGDLVKAYARYADLRGYKIEIVSSSEGSAGGFKELIMLVKGVGAYSRLKFESGTHRVQRIPQTESQGRIHTSAITVAIMPEVDDIEIQINPNDLKIDVMRSSGHGGQSVNTTDSAVRITHIPSGLVVVNQDGKSQHKNKESAMKILKARLYEMQENERLAKESQERKSQVGSGDRSERIRTYNFPQNRISDHRINLTLYRLDAIMEGGLFDELIEPLIAHHQSEALKEQKL, from the coding sequence ATGTTAGCGGAAAAATTACAACCCTTTCTCAAACGCTATGAAGAATTAAACACTCTTCTTAGCGATACAAGTATTATTAATGATATAGAAAAAATGACCTCTCTTTCCAAAGAGCAAAAAAATTTAGAACCCATAGTCTTAAAAACGAAAGATTATTTTAATACACTCACTCAAATCGAAGATAACAAAGCTCTTTTAAACGACCCGGAATTTGGCGAACTTGCCAAAGAAGAATTGAAAAATTTAGAAGAAGAAAAAATCAATTTTGAAGAAGAAATTAAAATCTTACTTCTACCAAAAGATCCTAATGATGAAAAAAATATCTTCCTTGAAATTCGTGCAGGAACGGGAGGAGATGAGGCATCTTTATTTGTGGGAGATTTAGTCAAAGCTTATGCAAGATATGCCGATTTAAGAGGTTATAAGATAGAAATTGTTAGCTCAAGTGAAGGTAGTGCTGGAGGCTTTAAAGAGCTTATTATGCTTGTAAAAGGTGTGGGAGCTTACTCAAGGCTCAAATTTGAAAGTGGCACACATAGAGTGCAAAGAATCCCCCAAACAGAATCACAAGGCAGAATTCACACCTCAGCCATCACAGTCGCCATTATGCCAGAAGTTGATGACATCGAAATTCAAATCAATCCAAACGACCTTAAAATCGATGTTATGCGCTCTTCAGGACACGGCGGACAAAGTGTTAATACCACAGATTCAGCCGTTCGTATCACTCATATACCAAGTGGCTTAGTCGTCGTCAATCAAGACGGAAAATCCCAACATAAAAATAAAGAAAGTGCGATGAAAATCTTAAAAGCAAGACTTTACGAAATGCAAGAAAACGAAAGGCTAGCCAAAGAGAGTCAAGAGCGTAAATCTCAAGTAGGAAGCGGGGATAGAAGTGAGCGCATACGCACTTATAACTTTCCGCAAAACCGCATTAGCGACCACCGCATTAATCTTACACTTTATAGACTTGATGCCATTATGGAGGGAGGGCTTTTTGACGAGCTTATTGAGCCTTTAATCGCCCATCATCAAAGTGAAGCTTTGAAAGAACAGAAGCTATAA
- a CDS encoding 4Fe-4S dicluster domain-containing protein, which translates to MQRRKFLKSLALSPILVAGAGANLDFSKIKGKASIIDLDRCDGCTSFDVPKCVSACKEKNAARFPKPVEEIPNYFPRKINEDYSQKQNDISRLSPYNWTFVEAVEVNSKKVFIPRRCMHCDDPTCQKICPFGVISKDKNNAVNIDENFCFGGAKCRDVCPWGIPQRQAGVGIYLKIAPKLAGGGAMFKCDMCADLLAEGKKPACETQCPKNAIIFDDKAKILNLVEKAKKQGKFIYGDTQNGGTSTFYISSVDFAKIDEAIAKKYENTGQVGRPHMKVKVDNFINEDSTLIKGVLTAPLVGVVAGAIAVAKARKIKKEEL; encoded by the coding sequence ATGCAAAGACGCAAGTTTTTAAAATCCTTAGCATTAAGCCCCATTTTAGTCGCTGGAGCGGGTGCAAATTTAGACTTTAGTAAGATTAAAGGCAAGGCTAGCATTATAGACCTAGATCGTTGCGATGGCTGCACTAGCTTTGATGTGCCAAAATGCGTGAGTGCGTGTAAGGAGAAAAATGCGGCACGTTTTCCTAAGCCTGTGGAAGAGATCCCTAATTATTTTCCGCGTAAAATCAATGAGGATTATTCACAAAAACAAAATGACATTTCTCGCTTAAGCCCTTATAACTGGACCTTTGTGGAGGCTGTGGAGGTAAATTCTAAAAAAGTATTTATCCCTCGCCGTTGTATGCACTGCGATGATCCTACCTGTCAAAAAATCTGCCCTTTTGGGGTGATTTCTAAGGATAAAAATAACGCCGTTAATATCGATGAGAATTTTTGCTTTGGTGGGGCAAAGTGCCGTGATGTCTGTCCTTGGGGGATTCCTCAAAGACAAGCTGGGGTTGGAATTTATCTTAAAATCGCTCCAAAATTGGCTGGTGGAGGTGCTATGTTTAAGTGTGATATGTGTGCGGACTTACTCGCAGAAGGCAAAAAACCAGCTTGTGAAACACAATGCCCAAAAAATGCCATAATTTTTGACGACAAGGCTAAAATTTTAAATCTTGTCGAAAAAGCTAAAAAGCAGGGAAAATTCATCTATGGCGATACGCAAAATGGCGGAACGAGCACTTTTTACATTTCTTCTGTGGATTTTGCAAAAATCGATGAAGCCATCGCTAAAAAATATGAAAATACCGGGCAAGTAGGACGACCGCATATGAAAGTTAAGGTGGATAATTTCATCAACGAAGACTCCACTCTCATCAAAGGCGTTTTAACCGCACCTCTTGTAGGCGTAGTCGCTGGGGCTATCGCTGTGGCAAAAGCTAGAAAAATAAAAAAGGAAGAGTTATGA
- a CDS encoding cytochrome b/b6 domain-containing protein: MKKIKKMILRQSLQNRIVHWGVAVSTFALIISGMFQMPVSKRYMINELPLMAWSGDYHISLIMHYVGAFSLIFFVAFHLFFHIARAEFDIFPKKGDGVKSLKIIKAMLFGGVEPKSEKYLPEQRLAYFFIGLVLLLLISTGLIKTAKNLAGWNLSEGLYFWSAQLHNLGMILIILGIIGHLAAFIFKANRPLLRAMFSGKVDANYIKERHSLWEEGVKMADKES, translated from the coding sequence ATGAAAAAAATTAAAAAAATGATATTGCGTCAAAGCCTTCAAAATCGTATCGTGCATTGGGGTGTGGCGGTAAGCACTTTTGCACTAATTATAAGCGGCATGTTTCAAATGCCCGTTTCAAAAAGATACATGATTAACGAATTGCCCCTAATGGCGTGGAGTGGGGACTATCATATCAGTCTTATAATGCACTATGTAGGGGCTTTTAGCCTCATTTTTTTCGTGGCGTTTCACTTATTTTTCCACATAGCTAGAGCGGAATTTGACATCTTTCCTAAAAAAGGCGACGGAGTAAAAAGTCTTAAAATCATCAAGGCTATGCTTTTTGGAGGGGTTGAGCCAAAGAGTGAGAAATATTTACCCGAGCAAAGATTAGCTTATTTTTTCATCGGGCTTGTTTTACTTCTTTTAATTAGCACAGGATTAATTAAAACAGCCAAAAATTTGGCGGGGTGGAATTTAAGCGAGGGGCTTTATTTTTGGAGCGCACAGCTACATAATCTTGGTATGATTTTAATTATTTTAGGGATTATAGGGCATTTAGCAGCTTTTATCTTTAAAGCAAATCGCCCTCTTTTAAGGGCTATGTTTAGCGGTAAGGTCGATGCTAACTACATTAAAGAAAGGCATAGTTTGTGGGAAGAAGGCGTTAAAATGGCGGATAAGGAGTCATAA
- a CDS encoding SLAC1 anion channel family protein, protein MQENIEKISKLANFPIVLFASVMGIGGLSLAFKKASVAFNHQAFLAWSAFIFAFLAFIIFTLLFVCYGAKILYHFKAFKADLTHQVKINFLSSVPISMLIITAFWSDFISKESGFWWVILGSFYVASALQLILSLYVMSFWFRESMKSSLLSPAWFIPIVGNLIVPLSGTFINAPKDMLLFFFSIGCFFWIILSAMIMQRLIFEQSLETKFIPTLFIFIAPPSIFVLDFHSLFETHGILSLMVYFIALFFVLLLLFLGKIFSKLSFAPSWWAFTFPLCAFSIASFDLFITYKFKYFYGFLGILALILALFAVFFISYKTLRAVANGDIFKEH, encoded by the coding sequence ATGCAAGAAAATATCGAAAAAATTTCAAAACTTGCAAATTTTCCCATAGTTTTATTTGCTTCCGTTATGGGGATTGGAGGGCTTTCTCTTGCGTTTAAAAAAGCTAGTGTGGCTTTTAATCATCAAGCTTTTTTAGCGTGGAGTGCCTTTATTTTTGCGTTTTTAGCTTTTATCATTTTCACGCTTTTATTTGTGTGTTATGGTGCGAAAATACTCTATCATTTTAAAGCTTTTAAGGCAGATTTAACACATCAAGTTAAGATTAATTTTCTCTCAAGTGTGCCTATAAGTATGCTTATTATTACGGCGTTTTGGAGTGATTTTATCTCTAAAGAAAGTGGATTTTGGTGGGTGATTTTAGGAAGTTTTTATGTGGCGAGTGCCTTACAGCTTATTTTAAGCTTATATGTGATGAGTTTTTGGTTTAGAGAAAGTATGAAAAGCTCCCTACTCTCCCCTGCGTGGTTTATCCCCATTGTTGGAAATTTGATAGTCCCACTTAGCGGCACTTTCATCAATGCCCCAAAAGATATGCTACTTTTTTTCTTTTCCATAGGGTGCTTTTTTTGGATTATTTTAAGTGCGATGATTATGCAAAGGCTTATTTTTGAGCAAAGTTTGGAGACTAAATTTATCCCTACGCTTTTTATTTTCATCGCTCCGCCTAGCATTTTTGTGCTAGACTTTCATAGTCTTTTTGAAACACATGGCATTTTAAGCTTAATGGTGTATTTTATAGCTTTATTTTTCGTGCTTTTATTATTATTTTTAGGTAAAATTTTTAGCAAACTTAGCTTTGCTCCGTCTTGGTGGGCTTTTACCTTTCCTTTATGTGCTTTTAGCATAGCAAGTTTTGATTTATTTATTACTTATAAATTTAAGTATTTTTATGGATTTTTAGGGATTTTAGCACTCATTTTAGCACTTTTTGCAGTCTTTTTCATTTCTTATAAGACTTTAAGAGCTGTGGCAAATGGCGACATTTTTAAAGAACATTAA
- a CDS encoding DUF2920 family protein, with translation MIDKRFFISSCDDMELGIKRTSKLEYRLSSPQNPKAIFFIIGGFGTNADLRMMDFTRKQIASKFDVAAVNVLYHCFCCRRNDLEQQYSAQIAILEEDKANLIKLCQALALPYENLGVSEILKRIEESIQKEKKKGNLVKDFRINTLTYTLLPPNEEYQNYGIMAALDHINVLKDLKTHGGGGVSYL, from the coding sequence ATGATAGATAAGCGATTTTTTATTTCTTCTTGTGATGATATGGAACTTGGTATTAAAAGAACTTCCAAGCTTGAATACCGCCTAAGCTCTCCGCAAAATCCTAAGGCAATCTTTTTCATCATCGGTGGTTTTGGGACAAATGCGGACCTTAGAATGATGGATTTTACCAGAAAGCAAATCGCTTCTAAATTCGATGTGGCGGCTGTAAATGTGCTGTATCATTGCTTTTGTTGTCGGCGTAATGACTTAGAGCAACAATATAGTGCTCAAATCGCTATACTTGAAGAGGATAAAGCAAATTTAATCAAGCTTTGTCAAGCCTTAGCTCTGCCTTATGAGAATTTAGGCGTGAGTGAGATTTTAAAACGGATAGAAGAATCCATACAAAAAGAAAAGAAAAAGGGAAATTTAGTTAAGGATTTTAGAATCAACACCCTTACTTACACTCTCCTCCCACCTAATGAAGAGTATCAAAATTACGGCATTATGGCAGCACTTGATCATATCAATGTCCTAAAAGATCTCAAAACTCACGGGGGGGGGGGGGTAAGCTACCTGTGA
- a CDS encoding DUF2920 family protein, translated as MIYAGGCYGGYLAHLIAKIAPHHTNAVIDIACAPLPFFEMFMGRALGHGEFFINTDDFSIHCFTKTFWNENNFTKAHYEIRSLLTPSHLQIQKTHCEHIHYVSYHSSEDEFKTAKDKKLLYEIYEKMGFKAKLHLAKKEDIDHKIIRDLTHGGISNHRVFLKELPLLLKDFERGKFPLQNASISYPCEDKTFIFKDEGNAYTLRIR; from the coding sequence GTGATTTACGCAGGGGGGTGCTATGGAGGTTATTTAGCACACTTAATCGCCAAAATCGCCCCTCATCACACCAACGCTGTCATTGATATAGCCTGTGCACCCCTGCCCTTTTTTGAGATGTTTATGGGCAGGGCTTTAGGACACGGGGAATTTTTTATAAACACAGATGATTTTTCAATCCATTGTTTTACCAAAACTTTTTGGAATGAGAATAATTTCACAAAGGCACATTATGAAATACGCTCTTTACTAACTCCGTCTCATTTACAAATTCAAAAAACACATTGTGAGCATATTCATTATGTGAGTTATCATAGTAGTGAAGATGAGTTTAAAACAGCAAAAGATAAAAAGCTTTTATATGAAATTTATGAGAAAATGGGCTTTAAAGCAAAATTGCATTTAGCTAAAAAAGAGGACATCGACCATAAAATCATCAGGGATTTAACCCACGGAGGTATCTCAAATCACCGCGTTTTCTTAAAAGAACTTCCCCTTCTTTTAAAGGACTTTGAGAGAGGCAAATTCCCCCTTCAAAATGCCTCCATAAGCTATCCTTGCGAGGATAAAACTTTCATCTTTAAAGACGAAGGCAATGCCTATACCTTGCGTATCCGCTAG